A genomic region of Rhodococcus pyridinivorans contains the following coding sequences:
- a CDS encoding lipopolysaccharide biosynthesis protein, with protein MGKHARTRRNSFSDRVWSGSNRRGYVANRISGDKIRSIVLYALGPALGILSGPILARAMGPDGRGQFASIMQPITIASAIASIGIPSAIAVYIARGNSPRRCYQIGLTTAMLPTIIIVVAMVFYGRVVSERQNIPYATILLCWTAIVLSVVVQIRRGAWQGVGRWRLLDVERGGAAVARFVFVLIVALLGLRSAESFAAGALLSFVLVSCMLFIPLPKSNGSASPATGDFARFSILASVGTIATIASSRLDQLLMPIATDASQLGFYAVAVTVAEVPLIFGTLAARNALQLSAAGKNLRTIARESSMFFWAGSISAVVILLCADWIVPIVFGDDFQQSVLAIKLLALGSIFTWVMLVTSAVISGRGRPGLGSAIALSSLLFTIVAFLIFWTAMSSTTAAAIALASSIVAATLGVVLTARVRAVPRPDESTSTVDKILPGQAT; from the coding sequence GTGGGTAAGCACGCTCGGACACGTCGCAATTCGTTCTCGGACCGCGTATGGAGCGGCAGTAACCGCCGAGGATATGTCGCGAATCGAATTTCGGGCGATAAAATCCGTAGCATCGTCCTGTATGCGCTTGGCCCTGCCCTGGGAATATTGAGCGGGCCGATATTAGCACGAGCGATGGGGCCTGATGGGAGGGGTCAGTTTGCAAGCATTATGCAACCCATCACAATCGCGTCAGCCATCGCGAGCATCGGTATTCCGAGTGCAATTGCCGTATATATCGCGCGAGGAAACTCCCCGCGACGCTGTTACCAGATCGGACTCACGACGGCGATGCTCCCTACGATCATAATCGTCGTTGCGATGGTGTTCTATGGCCGTGTAGTGAGTGAGCGCCAAAATATCCCGTACGCTACCATTTTGTTGTGTTGGACTGCGATAGTTCTATCCGTAGTAGTACAAATTCGAAGAGGGGCATGGCAGGGCGTCGGGCGCTGGCGCTTGCTTGATGTTGAGCGTGGGGGCGCCGCAGTTGCGCGATTCGTGTTTGTATTGATCGTGGCGCTATTGGGGTTGCGCTCGGCGGAGTCATTCGCCGCCGGAGCATTACTCTCGTTCGTACTCGTGTCTTGCATGTTGTTCATTCCTCTTCCAAAATCAAATGGCTCCGCATCACCCGCGACCGGCGACTTCGCTCGGTTCTCGATTCTCGCTTCGGTCGGAACGATCGCAACAATCGCGAGTTCTAGGCTCGATCAGTTATTGATGCCGATCGCTACCGACGCGTCGCAACTTGGTTTCTACGCAGTTGCAGTTACGGTCGCAGAAGTACCTCTCATCTTTGGAACGCTAGCTGCTAGAAATGCGCTACAGCTATCGGCAGCAGGAAAGAATTTGCGAACAATTGCTCGTGAGTCATCCATGTTCTTCTGGGCTGGCTCTATTTCTGCGGTAGTGATTCTTCTTTGCGCCGACTGGATTGTGCCAATTGTGTTCGGCGATGACTTCCAGCAGAGCGTCCTTGCGATAAAACTTCTTGCACTTGGAAGCATCTTTACCTGGGTAATGCTTGTGACCTCAGCCGTGATCTCGGGTAGAGGCCGGCCAGGCCTCGGCAGTGCTATCGCATTGTCTTCACTGCTCTTCACGATTGTGGCATTTCTAATTTTCTGGACTGCGATGTCCAGTACGACAGCGGCGGCCATCGCCCTCGCCAGTTCTATTGTCGCCGCGACTTTAGGGGTCGTACTCACTGCTCGCGTCCGGGCAGTTCCTCGGCCAGACGAAAGTACATCGACGGTCGACAAGATTCTGCCCGGCCAAGCAACTTAG
- a CDS encoding DUF2264 domain-containing protein, with translation MALADSILRASPPTGRPESPDVVTSKWGRESDAYERFSRTLLLSAFRFSGDEWIDSERNGSQRALAGDSWFPARIDHMAKSVNPSAKGGWWRLSKTPQSIVETASLALAIMLRPKELWEPLDDRSQQHLAEWLRFNLTRPVSNNNWVIFPKLIAEALVSVGAAGPECAIAIDNCEMNTESWYVGDGWYTDGPGRTLDYYNAWAFNFYLPLSAHIRRDDAEVERYSSRLSEFLSSLYGMVDPKTGGPVYFGRSLTYRFGIAAPFALAGVLELEGESRRAGRCWSQVVEHFVERGALNGGELSIGWFGPDSRLRQRYSGHGSPYWACKAFASLMIPQESTFWADPDGADCDSDDDDLMPAGYRSRASFLISNQRGVSTLFNHGTDHQKKHRTGYFIDDPLYARGAYSSRTVPNPRGVLPNNTFVIERDGRWTERGAVEPLRSGDNWVQSRVRPALQRRLYGSRVFQYGKMDRFGPRIASLDDISVVETTVMLDYWAVQFFFVSGGEDDGSNIVKFGCWPIPDDGSNSVTADNESLSAQVKSQASRVQCRALFGFDAVENLRVSTVSPLSSHAYMTVFSGQYKKDGVYGVAVNLSDESFGTDEGDLVEVVRVEDRVVTLNCNRGSIRIDDSGVYQ, from the coding sequence GTGGCTCTAGCAGACTCGATCCTGCGCGCTTCACCGCCGACAGGTCGGCCCGAAAGTCCGGACGTGGTGACTAGCAAGTGGGGCCGAGAATCCGACGCATATGAGCGGTTTTCGCGGACTCTCCTGCTTTCCGCGTTTCGGTTTTCGGGCGACGAGTGGATAGACAGCGAGCGTAATGGTTCTCAACGTGCACTGGCGGGCGATAGCTGGTTTCCTGCACGGATCGACCATATGGCGAAGTCTGTTAATCCAAGCGCTAAGGGCGGTTGGTGGCGGCTTTCCAAGACGCCGCAGTCAATAGTGGAGACGGCAAGCTTGGCGCTTGCAATTATGCTTCGGCCCAAAGAATTGTGGGAACCTCTTGACGATCGTTCGCAACAGCATTTGGCCGAGTGGCTTCGATTCAATTTGACTCGACCCGTATCCAATAACAATTGGGTCATATTTCCCAAACTCATCGCAGAAGCGCTTGTATCCGTTGGTGCAGCTGGCCCGGAGTGTGCGATTGCTATCGATAATTGCGAGATGAATACCGAGAGTTGGTATGTTGGCGACGGTTGGTACACGGACGGCCCAGGTCGAACGCTCGACTATTACAATGCCTGGGCTTTCAACTTTTATTTGCCATTATCTGCGCATATTCGCAGGGACGATGCCGAGGTAGAGCGTTATTCCTCTCGATTGAGCGAGTTTCTGTCGTCGCTCTATGGAATGGTGGATCCCAAGACCGGAGGACCGGTCTACTTCGGGCGTAGCTTGACCTACAGGTTCGGGATCGCGGCGCCGTTCGCCCTTGCGGGCGTCCTTGAGCTTGAAGGCGAAAGTCGTCGTGCTGGACGTTGCTGGTCGCAAGTGGTTGAGCACTTCGTCGAGCGGGGCGCGCTTAATGGTGGTGAACTCTCGATTGGGTGGTTTGGTCCTGATAGTCGGCTCCGGCAGCGATACTCTGGGCACGGCTCGCCTTATTGGGCGTGTAAAGCGTTCGCTTCGTTGATGATTCCTCAGGAGTCGACGTTCTGGGCTGATCCGGATGGTGCGGATTGTGATTCTGATGATGACGATTTGATGCCTGCGGGGTACAGATCGCGCGCTTCGTTCCTCATCTCGAATCAGCGTGGCGTTTCGACTCTGTTCAATCACGGTACGGATCACCAAAAGAAGCATCGAACAGGATACTTCATTGACGACCCGTTGTATGCGAGAGGTGCGTATTCTTCGCGTACCGTGCCGAATCCTAGAGGCGTCCTGCCGAACAATACGTTCGTGATTGAACGTGACGGGCGTTGGACGGAGCGCGGAGCTGTGGAACCGCTCCGCTCCGGCGATAATTGGGTTCAATCGAGAGTTCGCCCAGCACTTCAACGCCGTTTGTACGGATCGCGCGTGTTCCAGTACGGCAAGATGGACAGGTTCGGCCCTCGGATTGCTTCGCTTGATGACATTTCGGTCGTAGAGACTACCGTGATGTTGGATTACTGGGCGGTGCAGTTTTTCTTCGTATCGGGCGGGGAAGACGACGGGTCTAACATTGTAAAATTTGGATGCTGGCCGATTCCGGACGACGGCAGTAACTCGGTTACGGCTGACAATGAGTCCTTGTCGGCGCAGGTGAAGAGCCAGGCCAGTCGTGTTCAATGTCGTGCATTATTCGGGTTCGATGCTGTTGAGAATTTACGAGTCTCGACTGTTTCCCCTCTGTCATCCCATGCGTATATGACTGTTTTCTCTGGCCAGTATAAGAAGGATGGCGTATACGGTGTTGCTGTCAACCTGTCCGATGAATCGTTCGGGACGGATGAGGGTGATTTAGTCGAAGTGGTGCGTGTCGAGGATCGAGTTGTAACCCTTAATTGTAACCGGGGGTCAATTCGAATCGACGATTCGGGCGTGTACCAATAG
- a CDS encoding glycosyltransferase, with protein sequence MRVAIVVSSETRGGAEQYLYRLYSELRRTKNVEPILVGRLPDWSDNIGTSHAAGVTDKMTRRRPLASQAFSAVRSVRDIAQCVNSIKPDIVHIQFFKEKLLLPRMFKIMGYPVVWTEHSPLPTNFPPGGITLLRRQAKHANVISISRAVTASLDSAGIASALIENPLPAVGNAQEVRDAASPRSSPQVLYVGRLHKNKRVDLVVEAARMLPHVQFGIVGEGPEYHALRIRAGENVTFYGNVDDVGRLYNQCKIVVLPSGQAAREGAPMVMLEARVAGAHVLMANDCHAIQEAISLGCKAFDPVPTSLVDMIQGHLDSPRTEISPDIVKERSPEVWAHRHYEFFSRISG encoded by the coding sequence ATGCGCGTTGCAATTGTCGTTAGTTCCGAAACTCGCGGAGGCGCAGAACAATATTTATATCGGCTTTACAGTGAGCTGAGACGCACCAAGAACGTTGAACCGATCCTTGTCGGTCGGCTACCTGATTGGTCCGACAACATCGGGACTTCACATGCGGCAGGAGTGACCGATAAGATGACGAGGCGCAGGCCGTTGGCTAGCCAGGCCTTCTCGGCCGTTAGATCAGTGCGCGACATTGCTCAATGCGTGAACTCCATAAAGCCGGATATTGTGCACATACAGTTTTTCAAAGAAAAGCTCCTTTTGCCGAGGATGTTCAAAATTATGGGTTATCCCGTCGTGTGGACGGAGCATAGTCCCCTGCCAACGAACTTTCCTCCGGGAGGAATTACGCTACTTCGCCGCCAAGCTAAGCATGCCAACGTTATCTCTATTAGCCGGGCAGTGACCGCCTCGCTGGACAGCGCTGGGATCGCCTCGGCTCTTATTGAGAATCCCCTCCCGGCCGTCGGTAACGCTCAGGAAGTCCGAGACGCGGCGAGCCCTCGTTCGTCTCCTCAAGTGTTGTATGTAGGCCGATTACATAAGAATAAGCGAGTCGACTTAGTGGTCGAGGCCGCGAGGATGTTGCCTCACGTGCAATTTGGAATTGTGGGCGAGGGACCCGAGTATCACGCGTTGCGGATTCGTGCTGGAGAAAATGTTACATTTTACGGAAATGTGGATGACGTTGGGCGTCTTTATAATCAATGCAAGATTGTTGTCCTACCTTCTGGACAGGCTGCACGCGAAGGTGCGCCGATGGTGATGCTGGAAGCGCGGGTTGCTGGAGCGCATGTGCTAATGGCAAATGACTGTCACGCAATCCAGGAGGCAATCTCGCTCGGATGCAAGGCATTCGATCCGGTGCCTACCTCCTTGGTAGATATGATCCAAGGCCACCTCGATTCGCCACGTACAGAGATCAGCCCCGATATCGTAAAAGAACGCTCGCCTGAGGTATGGGCGCATCGGCACTACGAGTTCTTCTCTAGGATCAGCGGATAA
- a CDS encoding glycosyltransferase, producing the protein MSGVIVHEWIEETGGAEKVVESFAEIFPDAPLLCLWNDAPRRFSNSVVRESAIARTPIRKSKVAALPIMPLQWRRWKAGDATWALVSSHLFAHHVRFRDAPDIERYIYVHTPARYIWSPDLDPRGSSAIARTVAPMFRKLDARRAKEGGCYAANSDFVAERVRRYWGIEAKTIYPPVAVSAIQSRPRWVEYLDRQELDMYERLPQDFLLAASRLVPYKRIDEAIRAAALTDLPLVVAGDGPDRARLESVAESEKIPVYFLGRVSDALLFALYQKSLAYIFLGVEDFGIMPVEAMAAGASVVGNSVGGVAETVMDGITGALCDPKDSAQLTDAVRRAIDCRPEKSAAHAQQFDSIQFMREITNWVGPEKVNSPRAHVWSGDKK; encoded by the coding sequence ATGAGCGGCGTAATCGTCCACGAATGGATTGAAGAAACAGGCGGCGCAGAGAAAGTCGTCGAGTCCTTCGCGGAAATTTTTCCCGATGCGCCACTGTTATGTCTTTGGAACGATGCGCCCCGACGCTTCTCCAACTCGGTAGTTCGCGAAAGCGCTATCGCGAGAACGCCGATTCGGAAGAGTAAGGTTGCTGCTCTGCCAATAATGCCTCTCCAATGGCGGCGATGGAAGGCGGGTGATGCAACTTGGGCGCTGGTCAGCTCGCACCTCTTTGCACACCATGTGCGGTTCCGAGATGCGCCCGATATAGAAAGATATATTTATGTTCACACGCCGGCACGATATATTTGGTCGCCGGATCTTGATCCACGAGGCTCCTCCGCAATTGCTCGGACCGTGGCGCCAATGTTTCGGAAGCTCGACGCCCGACGCGCGAAGGAAGGCGGATGCTACGCGGCCAACAGCGACTTTGTCGCGGAGCGAGTGCGGCGGTACTGGGGTATAGAGGCGAAAACTATATATCCGCCAGTCGCCGTAAGTGCGATCCAGTCGAGGCCACGATGGGTAGAATATCTGGACCGACAGGAACTAGACATGTACGAGCGCCTACCACAAGATTTCCTTCTCGCGGCTTCCAGACTTGTACCTTACAAAAGAATCGATGAGGCCATTAGAGCAGCAGCGCTCACCGACTTGCCTTTAGTCGTGGCTGGTGATGGTCCGGACCGAGCGAGATTGGAATCAGTAGCCGAGAGTGAAAAAATTCCGGTCTATTTTCTGGGCCGGGTAAGCGATGCTTTGTTGTTTGCGCTATACCAAAAATCGTTAGCCTACATCTTCCTCGGTGTAGAAGACTTTGGGATTATGCCCGTGGAAGCGATGGCTGCTGGTGCGAGCGTTGTTGGCAACTCCGTCGGTGGTGTAGCTGAAACCGTGATGGACGGGATAACAGGTGCCCTTTGCGACCCTAAAGACTCAGCCCAGCTAACTGATGCGGTTCGCCGAGCAATCGACTGTCGACCGGAAAAATCAGCAGCCCACGCGCAGCAATTTGACTCAATCCAATTTATGCGGGAGATCACGAATTGGGTCGGTCCGGAGAAGGTAAACTCGCCTAGGGCTCATGTTTGGTCTGGAGATAAGAAATGA
- a CDS encoding UTP--glucose-1-phosphate uridylyltransferase — protein MQEVGVRKAFRTAVVPAAGMGTRFLPATKTVPKELLPVVDTPGIELVATEAAHSGAQRLLIVTAPGKDGVVAHFVDDFDLEEHLEAKGKLKLLEKVRRAPNLLTVESVVQEKPLGLGHAVGCAEAALEPDEDAIAVLLPDDLVQPSGILETMARVRAKRGGSVLCAIDVPKSQVSSYGVFEVEEVPNVANPDVLRVRGMVEKPALADAPSTLAAAGRYLLDREIFDALRRIEPGAGGELQLTDAIALLIEEGHPVHVVVHRGTRHDLGNPGGYLRAAVDAALDSEEYGDGLRKWLQERLNLDTSGAD, from the coding sequence ATGCAAGAAGTAGGAGTGCGCAAAGCTTTCCGCACAGCAGTGGTACCGGCGGCAGGAATGGGCACCAGATTCCTGCCGGCCACAAAGACTGTGCCGAAGGAGCTGTTGCCGGTGGTCGACACGCCGGGCATCGAACTCGTCGCGACGGAAGCTGCCCATTCGGGAGCTCAACGGCTTCTTATTGTGACAGCCCCCGGAAAGGACGGAGTCGTCGCGCATTTCGTCGATGACTTCGACCTCGAGGAGCACCTCGAAGCGAAGGGCAAGCTCAAGTTGCTCGAGAAGGTACGGCGCGCGCCCAACCTGCTCACGGTCGAATCGGTTGTCCAAGAGAAGCCACTCGGCCTGGGCCATGCTGTCGGTTGCGCAGAAGCCGCTCTGGAGCCGGACGAAGACGCGATCGCCGTTCTTCTCCCGGACGATCTCGTGCAACCGAGCGGCATCCTGGAAACGATGGCTCGCGTCCGCGCCAAGCGCGGAGGAAGCGTGCTGTGCGCCATCGACGTTCCGAAGAGCCAGGTGAGCTCATACGGCGTGTTCGAGGTCGAGGAAGTACCCAACGTCGCGAATCCGGATGTTCTGCGCGTTCGCGGCATGGTCGAGAAGCCGGCTCTGGCCGACGCTCCGTCCACACTTGCCGCCGCCGGCCGCTATCTGCTGGACCGCGAGATTTTTGATGCCCTACGTCGGATCGAGCCGGGCGCAGGGGGAGAACTCCAACTGACCGACGCGATTGCGCTGCTGATCGAAGAAGGTCACCCAGTCCACGTCGTCGTACATCGAGGCACCCGCCACGATCTAGGGAACCCGGGTGGTTACCTCCGCGCAGCCGTCGATGCAGCACTCGACAGCGAGGAGTACGGCGATGGACTCCGGAAGTGGCTTCAAGAGCGGCTGAATCTCGATACCTCCGGCGCCGACTGA
- a CDS encoding glycosyltransferase, translating into MTPGVTILSTADIDSAVWTNKQYLAVGLAGKTKVSYIESMGLRAPTLSTSDMRRILGKIQTQRSGSKVSRPIPSDLQVVSPKVLPFHGSGMCRRINLRLVRDHLLRRIDESCRDVLWTFSPLTYGLEKEFDRVVYHSVDLLHTLPGVPANLILESEERLCSISDYVLASSSGVAQHLQQYRGDVRLWQNVADVERFTRSGAAPREPQAVFAGNLTPTKIDFSLLQQVADLGFTLKLAGPVNIDGIAGHSFLDELLQRPNVEHLGNLSLDELSDLFNRSMVGLIPYRANEYTQGVFPLKVYEYMAAGMSVVSTPIASLVASAPPGVIITTFGDFSRDVERSIQSWSEGNAVKQSELAQGHSWTNRIEEAWDLLSENPGG; encoded by the coding sequence ATGACCCCGGGCGTAACAATTTTGTCTACGGCTGACATTGACAGTGCAGTGTGGACAAACAAGCAATACCTTGCAGTTGGACTTGCCGGTAAAACTAAGGTTTCGTACATCGAGTCTATGGGTCTACGGGCCCCGACGTTGTCTACGTCGGACATGCGCCGCATACTGGGCAAGATCCAAACACAAAGATCCGGCTCAAAGGTCTCGCGTCCTATCCCCAGTGATCTTCAGGTAGTTTCGCCAAAGGTACTTCCATTCCACGGAAGCGGGATGTGTCGTCGAATCAATCTGCGCCTGGTTCGAGACCATCTGTTGCGCAGAATCGACGAATCGTGCCGGGATGTACTTTGGACATTTTCTCCGTTGACCTACGGGTTGGAGAAAGAATTTGACCGCGTCGTATATCATTCGGTGGATCTCCTCCACACCCTGCCCGGTGTACCTGCGAATCTGATATTGGAATCAGAGGAGCGGCTTTGCTCAATTTCTGACTACGTGTTGGCAAGTAGCAGCGGTGTTGCCCAGCATCTTCAACAGTACAGAGGAGATGTCAGACTTTGGCAAAATGTTGCCGACGTGGAGCGCTTCACGCGATCCGGTGCGGCACCTCGTGAGCCGCAAGCGGTGTTTGCGGGAAACTTAACCCCGACAAAGATTGACTTCTCGCTCCTCCAACAGGTTGCTGACCTTGGTTTTACGCTAAAACTTGCGGGACCGGTCAATATCGACGGTATCGCGGGACATTCGTTCCTGGATGAGCTACTTCAACGACCGAATGTCGAGCATCTGGGTAACCTAAGTCTTGACGAGCTTTCTGATCTATTCAACCGTTCGATGGTCGGGCTCATACCGTACCGAGCGAACGAGTACACTCAGGGCGTTTTCCCACTAAAGGTGTATGAGTACATGGCCGCGGGGATGAGTGTCGTATCTACACCTATCGCGAGCCTGGTTGCTAGCGCCCCGCCGGGAGTAATCATCACGACGTTTGGAGACTTTTCACGGGACGTGGAGCGTTCGATCCAATCGTGGTCGGAAGGGAATGCGGTGAAGCAGTCCGAGTTGGCCCAAGGCCACTCGTGGACCAATCGTATCGAGGAGGCTTGGGATCTCCTAAGTGAGAACCCGGGTGGGTAA
- a CDS encoding UDP-glucose dehydrogenase family protein, with amino-acid sequence MTCRIVVFGTGYLGATHAACMAELGHEVLGVDVDPAKLAKLEAGEVPFYEPGLEDVLRRNVDAGRLRFSASYQEAAEFGDVYFIGVGTPQKKGEFAADLKYVDAVIDTLVPLLTRDAVILGKSTVPVGTAARLGERARKLAPAGVNVEVAWNPEFLREGYAVQDTLEPDRLVLGVDVQRGGRAEEVSREIYANLLERRVPFLVTDLATSELVKTAANAFLATKISFINAMAEVCEASSADVTVLADAIGYDARIGRRFLNAGIGFGGGCLPKDIRAFMARAGELGADQALTFLREVDNINMRRRTRMVELARDAVGGSLLGARIAVLGAAFKPDSDDVRDSPALNIAGQIQLQGASVNVYDPKAIDNSRALFPTLSYAPDILEACQGADAVMVLTEWPEFRDLRPSVIQEIVRSKVVLDGRNCLDPNSWRDEGWTYYGIGRP; translated from the coding sequence ATGACTTGCCGCATCGTAGTATTCGGAACCGGCTACCTCGGAGCAACCCACGCCGCGTGCATGGCCGAACTCGGGCATGAGGTGCTCGGAGTAGACGTCGACCCCGCAAAATTAGCGAAACTCGAAGCCGGGGAAGTGCCGTTCTACGAACCTGGGCTTGAGGATGTTCTCCGCCGAAATGTCGACGCTGGCCGTCTTCGCTTCAGTGCTTCCTACCAGGAGGCTGCAGAATTCGGTGATGTCTATTTTATCGGCGTAGGTACTCCCCAAAAGAAGGGTGAATTCGCCGCAGACCTTAAATATGTGGACGCAGTAATTGACACACTGGTTCCCCTTCTTACTAGAGACGCTGTAATACTTGGTAAGTCGACCGTGCCGGTAGGAACCGCCGCTCGCCTGGGTGAACGCGCCCGGAAACTCGCCCCTGCGGGTGTGAACGTTGAGGTCGCCTGGAATCCCGAATTTCTTCGTGAGGGATACGCAGTTCAGGACACGTTGGAGCCAGACCGTCTAGTGTTGGGGGTGGACGTCCAACGGGGCGGGCGAGCAGAGGAAGTCTCTCGCGAAATATACGCAAATTTGCTCGAACGCCGAGTGCCATTCTTGGTTACAGATTTAGCAACGTCAGAACTCGTAAAAACTGCGGCCAATGCCTTTCTTGCCACAAAGATTTCGTTCATCAACGCGATGGCAGAAGTGTGCGAAGCTTCGTCTGCTGACGTCACGGTACTCGCTGATGCCATTGGATATGACGCCAGGATAGGCCGCCGCTTTCTCAATGCTGGCATTGGGTTCGGGGGTGGATGTCTGCCAAAGGATATTAGAGCGTTTATGGCACGGGCGGGAGAGCTTGGCGCCGATCAAGCACTCACTTTCTTGCGTGAGGTCGACAACATAAATATGCGCAGGCGTACGCGCATGGTTGAGCTGGCGCGAGACGCAGTTGGTGGGTCGCTTCTGGGCGCAAGAATTGCCGTCCTCGGTGCAGCATTCAAACCCGACTCAGATGACGTTCGTGATTCTCCTGCGCTGAACATTGCAGGACAGATTCAGCTGCAAGGTGCCTCAGTGAATGTTTACGACCCAAAGGCGATCGATAATTCGCGGGCGTTGTTCCCCACGCTGTCCTATGCTCCCGACATCCTAGAAGCATGTCAGGGCGCCGATGCTGTAATGGTTTTAACCGAGTGGCCTGAGTTCAGAGACCTTCGACCCTCAGTCATCCAGGAAATCGTTCGCAGCAAGGTAGTGCTTGACGGAAGAAACTGTCTTGATCCCAACTCCTGGCGAGATGAGGGCTGGACGTACTACGGAATTGGTCGGCCTTAG
- a CDS encoding acyltransferase, with protein sequence MSLIEKTREIVWKESGDTNSIPWNFIVNGVLSTHLLPNRVRTQLLRLMGLKLHPKTIVRPKVFFRSSNITVGASTVIGYRTVFDTRQPLVIGKNVAIGPNVTFVDTDHEMSNPERRAGESVVGPIEIGDGCRVSTGTIILRGVTVGSGSAIGAAALVTANCEPHSLYVGIPARKIRDLPV encoded by the coding sequence GTGAGCCTCATAGAAAAAACTCGCGAAATTGTTTGGAAAGAATCGGGTGACACAAACTCCATCCCATGGAATTTTATTGTAAATGGCGTTCTCTCCACGCATTTATTGCCTAATCGAGTGCGAACGCAACTACTACGCTTGATGGGCTTGAAACTTCACCCCAAGACTATTGTGCGACCCAAAGTGTTCTTCAGGTCGAGCAATATAACCGTAGGCGCCTCCACTGTCATCGGCTACCGAACAGTTTTCGACACCCGACAGCCATTAGTTATCGGTAAGAATGTCGCGATCGGGCCGAATGTAACATTCGTCGACACTGATCACGAGATGTCTAACCCTGAACGCCGCGCCGGAGAAAGTGTGGTAGGGCCCATCGAGATTGGCGATGGATGTCGCGTGTCCACCGGGACCATCATACTGCGCGGCGTAACGGTCGGGTCCGGAAGCGCCATCGGCGCCGCCGCGCTCGTAACCGCCAACTGCGAACCGCACAGTCTATATGTCGGTATCCCTGCCAGGAAGATCCGCGATCTACCAGTATGA